ACGGCATGCTCGGCCGGGTCAGACCCCGCTCCAGCTGGCTGAGGAACGGGTGGGAGAGGGCGGCGCGGTCGGCGAGCTGGACGAGGGTCAGGCCCCGCTCCTTGCGCAACTTGCGGATCGCACTGCCGAGTTCGGCGCGCAGCGGTGCGTCCGCGTCCTCGGCGGTGGGTGACGTGCTGTTGGCGGGTTGGGGCGGCATGGCAGGAATCCTAAAGGGTGGGGCCGACGGGCCGTTGGGCTCCTGAAGGCGGCCGGGGGAGAGGTTTTACGCCGGCGAAACACCAGGACTTTACGCTCGATGTTGATGGCACGAACATTCTACCTCTCAGCCCCAAGGGAGCCCTCATGGCTGCGGCCACTTCCGACCGTCCCGTCGACTCCCGGCCGGACTCCGCCTTCCTCGACGCCATGGCCGCCCTGGCCGGGGGCGTCTGTGTCGTCACCGCCCTGACCGCGAAGGGGCGCCCGGTCGGCTTCACCAGCACCGCCGTCATGAGCCTGAGCCGCGAACCGCAGCTGCTGGCCATCGGGGTGGGCCGTCGCGGCCGTACGCTGCCCACGCTGCTCGGCGGCCGCACGTTCGCGCTGAACATCCTGCATGCCGGCGGTGAGCACATCTCCCGGCGCTTCGCCGACTCCTCCGCGGACCGGTTCGCGGAGGTGGAGTGGTCGGCCGAGGAACGCGGCGGACTGCCGCTGCTGCTCGCGCACAGTTCGTACGCGGTCCTCTGCCGTATCGCGCGCGACCTCCCGGCCGGGGACCACCAGCTGATCGTCGCGGCCGTCGAGGGCGTCGTGACCGGGACCGGCGGACCGACCGCCCTCGTGCACCACGACCGCCGCTATCACGCGCTCGGTGCCGCGTGAGCGGGCCCGACTGGTTCCAGGTCGCCGAGACCGGCCCGGGCGCCTTCGTGATCGCCGAGCCGGGCCACGTCAACAGCTACCTCCTGCTCGGCGACGAACTGGCCCTGCTCTACGACACGGGCATGGGCGTCGGCGACATCGGCGAGCAGGTGCGACGGCTGACCCGGCTGCCGCTGCTCGTCGTCAACTCCCACCACCACTTCGACCACCGCGGCGGCAACGCCTCCCTGGCCGGGCACGCCGAGGACATCGCCGTACACACCGATGGCGCCGCGCTGCACACGGCTCCGGCTCCGCGCGAGTGGCTGGAGGCGTACGCGCACATCGCGCACGGCCTGCGGAAGCGGTACGAGGAGTTCCGTGCCCTGGACACCGGCGGGTTCTTCCTGACCGACTCCCGCGTCGAGGTGCGGCCGGTGCCCGACCTGGCCGACTGGCGCATCGAGGCCGTACGCCCCACCCGGCTGCTGCGCGAA
The nucleotide sequence above comes from Streptomyces sp. NL15-2K. Encoded proteins:
- a CDS encoding flavin reductase family protein; this encodes MAAATSDRPVDSRPDSAFLDAMAALAGGVCVVTALTAKGRPVGFTSTAVMSLSREPQLLAIGVGRRGRTLPTLLGGRTFALNILHAGGEHISRRFADSSADRFAEVEWSAEERGGLPLLLAHSSYAVLCRIARDLPAGDHQLIVAAVEGVVTGTGGPTALVHHDRRYHALGAA
- a CDS encoding MBL fold metallo-hydrolase, with the protein product MSGPDWFQVAETGPGAFVIAEPGHVNSYLLLGDELALLYDTGMGVGDIGEQVRRLTRLPLLVVNSHHHFDHRGGNASLAGHAEDIAVHTDGAALHTAPAPREWLEAYAHIAHGLRKRYEEFRALDTGGFFLTDSRVEVRPVPDLADWRIEAVRPTRLLREGDVLHLGGRSLKVLHTPGHSPDGICLWEPETGLLLAGDTLISGTFFAHVPGADVKAFAGSTRRLAELPVTTALLGHNLRHRESADFVGRVAEAFAAVRDGRTRPYPSTDMFGAPVRRHDFDGFAVLTAPHGTDR